From the Trypanosoma brucei brucei TREU927 chromosome 6, complete sequence genome, the window GCTCCACTCCACTGCTGCGGACGGTTGCCCGCGCGGAAAGCGAAGGAGAAGCTGCTGGAAGTGAACAGCAACTATCAGGGCGCAGCGAGTTATTAATTACACTTCCAGTCGACGCAGCCGGGGAGCCTGGAGGAGGGGCGGAGAGGAATGTTGGCTTTTGCATATAGCCAATAATCGCGGGTGTGGCGCGTGGCGTCGGCCGTAAAATAAGACGCTCCAGTTCTTCAGCGTACTTTTCATACACATCGGCAGCGGGCGGCGGAAGGCCACGACGCTCATTCGCGTCTTTAGGCAAACCAGTCACCGACACCAACTTACCCTTCGGGCTATCGCGACCGTACACAACAGCTGTCAGCTGTCCACCGTAAACGCATCCTGTGTCAATGCCATATGCGAAGGGAAGTTCCTGCAACCCTGCACGGGCATCATGACCGAAGACAACACACTCCGGTCCCGTCCATAACTCGCCCCAAGGCTGACCCCTGGAACCCTTTACAACTGCTCGTAACCTTTGCTTTTCGTTGCGCTGCTGTTTACCGCCAcaattgttgttattattattactactctcAGTGTACCGTTCTAACCGTCTTAGGTGCATAATTTCATGCACATTTTGTTTCTCGAGGGAGTTTTCAACGTTTAGACCGGCGTGTACAACGATAACATTATATTGCGGAATCCGCAAGATGTGTGGTAACGATCGAATATAGTCCTCACAACCCTGTGGGAACGTGCTTGCGAGTCGCATTACAGGATCCACTTCCTCTTGCTGAGAAAGGGCCTTACCTTTAACACGCGCAATGCAATTTAACAGTGTAAAATCATGATTGCCCAATACGCCAATAGCCCCCTTTGCCTGCACAAGCTGCACGACGGCAAGGGAGTCGGGTCCCTTGTTCACCAGATCCCCCACGTGGATGAGGCAGTCTTTTCCCTGCTGAAACTCAACTTTCAACAACAGTTCTTCCAATTGCTCAGGGCAGCCGTGGACGTCACCCACAATAATGTAGCGATAATCACACGGGGGGACGGTGCGGATGATGGGTTTGTGAGCGTTGACATTATCAATTGGGTCAATAAGCTTAGGGTTTGAGGGATCACCGGAGACAAGCGTGGCAAGTCGAACCGCATCGGGTCCCCCTTCACGATCAACCACAACCATCGGCTCCACTGGAAGAGTCGGCACGCAACGGGGAGGAGAAGTGACAGAAGAAACATTTGCTGAAGGGGCTGCACGCATCAACTGCTCTACAGTAACTGAAGGCTGCTCAGTAACCCCAACGGAGGCACTCGCTAACGCTAAAGCTACGGACCGCGGGACGGCGGAGATGTGAGACGTCTTTTCTCGCATTTCATCAGGCAGTTGGTGTGTTCTCGGCGAGGACCGGAGTTTTCGCGCCGCCTTACCAGCGCTTCCTTCCACACCGCTACGGTGAGGTGCTTGAGTCTCAATTGGTTTGTCGTTACCGCTGTTGGTGCTACTGTTGTTACTGCTGTGCTTCATACTGCgactattgttattgttattattattattattgttgctgctgctgttgttgttgtttccactACCGTCAGAGCCAATAATGAGGCCTCGCAACggtccttcattttctgccGGTGACCCTGTTGGTTGCCGCTTCTCCATGAGGGATGCAAAGGCTGAGGCCACGTtcgtgttgttgatgttggtggtggcggtggtggtcaCATTAGCAATAGTGCCGGGGGACATAACTCCTTGACGAAACGTCCTTCCACCCACCCGAGCGCCTTCACTCAACTTGAGCGAGCTTAACTTTTCCAGTAAAGTGCTTGAagtcatatttatttacccGCCCCCGGTTGCAACCCGATATGCAATTCCTGAATCTATTCAAATCGTTGCtatccccttctttccttctccctacACAAGCACTAATGCacaactcttttctttcccttttccctcttttttattatatGTATACGTGTGTCGTAGTGGCTTTTACTTATTATTTCGTTTACCGGTTTTATGCTGatgcttttattattacttcttttctttttgttcgacCCGTTGCCACTCcctttctttaattttttcctttctcttacGTTTTCTTTCGCTACCGATCAAACGCCCCTCCAAAGAGACTTCCccgttccttttcttcttttttttttcttaaatatCTTTGCtactcttcttcccttccacaGCTCTATAGAAGtaaatagcaataataatagtaatactAATAGCGATTATGATAAACTACCACCACTCCTCtatccttttccccttctttctttctttctttcgtcgtcttctttttttgccacTGCCACTACTGTTGCTGTGACCTTCGCAATAATCAAATCAGGAGAGCAGTGaattccttctctctctctcttttttttcttttttcctcccccctttaTCCTTCACTTGCCTTGGTACAAAGCTCTACCTTATACGAGTAcgtgtatgtatataaatatatataaatatatataaatatataaatatataaatgatATAGCTGAAGTAACCGTTATTTGAACTGTTCTCAAAGCCGCTGTTGCCTCGAGGTCAAATGGCGCctaatctctttttttttttcctccttgtttctccccttcttctaTGCACTTTTCACCACTGCACTGAACTGAAACTTCTTTACACCTTCAGTTgctctcttcccttttttttttccttcttcttcttttttcttttactcgcCCTCCTCACTTTTGTTAATGTTGCCGTATTGTTCCACCAAAAAGTCAGCAGAagacgaacaaacaaaaacaaaaattacaaaaaaaaaataagcagaaaaaaaaaggggtgtGAGTTGAATTAAATCACCCGGTCTAACAGGCGATAGagtgatgatggtgatgactctccttttcttcttcttcctttttttttatttttactttttcttgtaACGCCTTATATCAATCAGCTTCAGTATGAAAGAAGCGTAAGTTTGATTGatcaaaggaagcaaaacggaaacaaacggaccaaacaaagaaaaaaaaacaaaaaagcaaaggaagtgGCGAAACAAACcagaaaacaaaggaagaagagaagatgTAAGTGCTAAAGcgagatttttttcttttcttttccaaaaCTTCCCTGaagattgtttttttttttaaaaaaatatataaaccaatatataaatatgtttatatatttcactTGAATTCgtcaaacaacaacaacaacaaaaacaacgaagaaTATACACAAATATACACAACTCCTTCTCTTGATTTTGGATCAAAGCTGcaatcccttttcttccttttctcctctacTATTTAATTTACTGCACGTGTTGCTTCCGTTCTACTTgtcaaatgaaaaataaaaaaaaaaaggaaaagaagaaaaacgaaagagaaaaaaaaaataatagaagcCGATCCCCAGGAGCAGtcgatcttttttttttcttttttttccttttctttttccttttcctttttttaaaattttccttCTAACTCCACGTCAAACCACCAAATCCAATAGTAAACGGCCGCACACACAAGTACAGAAATCAGTTGactaacttttttttgttttttcttttgttttttttgttttcgcctCCGTACGAACTTTTTAGTTGActttctttccacttttttttttaaaaaaaagttcttcttcttcctcctccttccttctcctcctctttttttttgttattcgttgaTATTTCCTAAACGACTTCTTGCGCTTCCACTCCACTCCACTCACTTAATtaattacttttttattttattttatttttcttctttacttcCCGTGTttgaaaagtgaagaagcaaataagtaaataaataaataaatgaatgagtgaataaataaacaaagaaatggCACACAAGAAATGCAGATGGAAGGTGTAAATAActaagataaaataaagtaGTCGAGAGAaaggacaagaaaaaaaaaaagaaaaaaagaaaaaaaacagaaaaagtcaGTCAGTCAgtcaacaataacaactgacaacaacaacgctaCCGCCAAATGAGTTTCCCTGAGGGATTACGGAGTCGttgtgaaacaaaaacaaaacaaaacaacaacaaaaaagtgatCGATTTTGAATGAAGAAGAGCAGAACTTCAACcgccttttcctcttcttctttttcttctttctttcttccttccttcactttctttatatatatatatatataaatggtATAAAAATCAGTATatcccttttattatttttctttttcctttttttttttttaaaaaaaagacctCTTGTGCTAgaacttgtttttttttttcggtgtcaCACGTAAAAccgctccttttttcttttctttttttccttttctccacccccttttttggcAAGTGAagacagaaaagaaatatatatatatatatatatatatgaaaaaaagagcggTTAGCGACTAACAacgaaagcaacaacaacaagaagaaaggaaaaaagaaaagaaaataaagagagaaagtgaaaataaacgaaaaaaaaactttaaaaagttttgtgttgcgtgtgaactctttttttttttccttgtttgtttgtgtgtgtgtgatgcgcTATGATAAAAGTAATGATGGAAagcaagagaagaaaggaaagaaccaATACGAATAGGAATAAGAATGAGAATGACATGAAGTAAATTGAAGTGAACAGAAGAAATATAAAGTGAAGAGACAACATTTAAATGACAGTCATTTGCTCGTGACTCACTCATTTTAACGTAACGCCGGAAAGCGATCGGTACTCAAATGaattaaataaattaaaaaaaaatttctgaGCGCTGCCGGTTAATATTTTTAAGTTCTCGTCGGTACCGCCATATGCTCCGCGCGAGgtgggagagaaaaaaaaagagagagagagagagagacgggagttaaaaattcaaaaaaaaacaacagcggtGGAGTGGgaatatgatgatgatgatgatgatgatgatgatagtgaAAACCACATCAACAGTAACAGCACTTCACCCCACCccacttcacttcacacacatatatatttaactGATGGTGGTGACATGTTGTTTTgcaagcaaaataaaataaaaaaaaagaagaggaggagaagcgtAACTTCACAACTCGTTACCTCTTGTGGGGCCCTCTCCCGTCCCCCCCCCGCTCACCGCACGAGCGCCCGCCGCAGCGCTTTGCGGATACAAAAAAGGTGCAAGAACCAGATaaacagcaacaccaacaaaaaagaacaagaacaagaacaacaacaacaacaacagcaataataataataatagtaagcagacaaataaacaaaacaaaaaaaaggtgacaAAGTCATTGGTATTTTCATGCCGCCACCAGCACCGACTACTTTTCCTGCTCGTCACTTATCCCTCACGGTTGCACGCCAGATATTGGTGGATATTGCAGGCATCGCAATTCCAAACCCCGTCACTCCCCAGTTCTTCATGGCggtattgttattattattgttattattattattcctttttccctcctcactTGTGGGTGATTTGTGATTTTGTTCCCTCCTTTGCTGCAGATTTCGCTCCCAAAGAACGTTCTTAAAATCgcaccacacacaccttttttttttttgggggctTCCCATTATATTTTCATCAGCTGCTGCCGGCATACCCACTATTTTCCAACCTTCGCCATTCCAGTCCACCATATAAACCAACAAAACACATGTATACAAATAAGCACGTGCAGAGCTACCACAAGTAAAGCAACTCCGCAACCGCCATGTCTTTCAACTCTCCGCCATATTCCGCCCACACGTGTTCCAGCCGCTCATCCAACAGCGAAGCTTTGCGCTCCACCAGTAAACGTTCCTCAGATGTTAGTGCCGCATCGGGTATTTCTACTAATCGTCGAAGCAACACGAGTTCCCCCACCGCATCTACAGATACAAAACTTTGTTTCATTAGCACTCGGGTTGGACTCTGGAGGGCAGTTTCTGCTTCGTAACTCACTGTGTGATATGTACGCTGCAGTCCACATGAAGGACTTTCACCAAGCGCCACATGGGATCCGCGGCGCGAGAGAGAAAATGTTGTGTCATATAGCTCCGTCGCTCTCTGTTCCAGCCGAAGCAAAACCCCAACAAACGCTTGTGGAATTTCCCTCGCACAGTGCAGTGCTCCATCAGCACAAGGCAGCAGTAGAGAAGGTCCCACTACTCTCAAGGCAGTGGGCCGCCCGTGCCAACATACAAAAGGTACTTGACGGTAGCGCCATGGTGTTAATTCGGATGGACGGAAACTTCCCCTAGAGCCGCCATTGTCAtgaatgatgttgttgttgttgttgtttttgccatTGGGATGCAAGTGATGGCGAGATCGCTCTCGCTGAACAGATACGCGCTGGATGCAGGATGGAAGTCGCATGCACCGCGTGATAGAGCTTCGAAGGCCGCCATCTGCGCCAACAATACCCGCTGCAACGGCCGTGCTGTTCTGGCCATTAACCTTTGGGTTCTTTAAGCTGAATATGACAACATTGCGATTGCCATCCACACGAACAAACCCGTCAGCAAAAGTAGTTTGCGAGTGAATGTTGGCAAAAGGCGTGGGCTCCAAAGCACAATGCCGTAGTGAGAGATCATCCTGAAGGCACTGAGTCAAAATAACATCCCCTAATGCAGCAACCGGCTCCGGGCAGTGAGTGCTATTGGGGCTCTTATCTGAATTACTTTTACTGCTTTTCGACACAAGTCGCATGTACCGCGTTCCCCAAGAGTAAAGGCtacaagaaaggaagggatacTGTAGGGCCACGGTCGTGCAGGCAGGTGTGCACGATGTGGAGCACATCAACGATAGCGTGGACCCAACAAGGCGGAATATCAGCACCATGTCGAGCGCTGCCACAGCAATGAGATGCACATCCCCTAAACTCTGAACCGACAGATCAACTACTCCTCCATTGCCCTTCAACTGGGGGCCGACAATATCGCCTGCTGTCGAGATGCGCAGCGGACGCGCCTGAACGACGATCAGCCGACCGAGCACCGTGTTGGCCCCACGGCCAGCAGTGGCCGCCTCCTTGTCCACAGCGTTGGGGGCATCAGAGGATAAAATAACCGTGCCTACAATAAAATCACCACTcacttctcctcctcctaaTGACATTAAAGGCTCCATACACATAGCAACTTCATCCTGTTTCATGGCCATCGCATCCACCACGCGGAACGTATCGACGTCGACTGTTGAAATAAACGAGGCCTGTTCACCCCGATCTAGCATAGCAACGATAATATTGCACTGATGCAAGTAAACTGCTTTGGTAAGGCTGTGTGAAGGAGACGTTACTGATGGAAGCCGCATGGAGTGTGTAAGTTGGTACACCACAGGCCCGCGCAGTAGAACCCCACGGCGGCGAAGATCACAAGGGGGGTCGCTGATGGGCGACGCGGCCTTTCCACTTGTAGCAACTCCCAGCGCTAACGCCAAATGCGACGGTTGGGGAGGAGGGACCAATTCGGTGATGGATCGAAGTGATATGCCGTCGAAGTCAGCGagaagaagtaaataaaaggaGTGAGCGGGGAGGTATACCACGAGTCCACAGTGCAACTGAGGTAAGAGCATACCGCCATCTGTATTAGCGCTATTGTCACCCGGATGAGGCGCGAGGGCAACAGCCAACTGCTCTCCACTGGACGACATGCCGTCCAGGGACACGAGCTCAACAGAGCCAGCACGCAAGCTTGCAAAATCAAAGTGAGGACCGCCAGCCGCAGCTGCGCCATGTGTTGCAATGCTAAGACAGAGATCCGCAACGAATGGCGCACCATCAACGTCCTTCAGTGCAGTCAGAGACGGGGGTCCCTCCATGGAACACTGAAGCACGACAACCCCCTGGTCCAGCAGCACCAGTCCCATTCCTACCTCATGTACCCCACCATCGCAGCTCTCCGCGGTGCGTTTTGTAATGAGGAAGCTGGATAAAGCAACAGCGTCAAGGTGAAAAATATGGTAACGATTCCTTAACTCTCCCCTCACGCCACAATCTAGCATCCAAACCCAAACCTCATGTGACCAGAGACAGGCTGCCACGCACCAAAGCGTGCTATTGCAGCAACCGCTGTTAGATTCGCTCGCTTTCCACGTCGTCACATGTGACACATCGCTGGGGAGGGTCTCAAGCAGAACCACGTATGTATCGTTGACGTTAGCAATACTAAAAACGGCAAACTTCCGGCCGTATGCAACAGCGAGCCATTTATCATCCCCAAAGCACGCGTGAGAGGCACTAGTGAATTCGGGTAAAACATTTGGAAGTCGGATCCACTTCCCTGAAAAGTTAATACGAGTTGGAGTGCATTGCGCAAAAAAATGTGACGACGGCGATGACAACTCCTGTGCGTCAGGAACACAGTACACAGCCAAAGTTGGTTCGTCGAGTATCAGGTGCTGTACATCGTTCACTTTCTCCAACTGACTCCCGCTTCCGCGCAGAAGGACAGTGTTGATGGCTGTAGTAATTACAACATAGAATTCCAGCAGAGTGTGCTCCGGTTCCTTGTCCTGAAGCCGATTTCCAACAGCGGTCGAAAGTAAGAACATTCGCTGAGACCCCGCAAAGGTGGCGCGGACACGCAGAACCGCTCCGATCCCTGGCGACAGACGCTGTAGCACTCCCTTTGCATATGAAACGATGATGTCAGCTGAAGGCCCGCCACATGCAGACGTCATGGCACCGTTTGAAAGCAGTGCACCCACTGTGCAACGGGTTTCAAGGTCGATAACGTATGAGTCAGCCACTCCGTCACTCAACATGATGTAACGCCGCGTGGTGTTGTGAGGTTCGAAGGTGACTGTCGACTCGTGCGGAAGTGGCACCGCGGCGGACGGACGGAACCCACTGGGGAGACCACTAATGTGAGCGAGTGGCCAATCACATCCTTCGCAATCCCCCACGAGAAGATGGGGCGCATCCTGAACCACCACAGGTCCAGTGGCCCGCGCTACTGATCCCAACGGGAACTCTGTCAGATTACCATTACTCAAAAGAAGCCACAACACATCGCTGTCGGTGTTGCTTACTTCACTTTCCCCTGTTCCGTCTACACTCTCTAATACCTGAAATGGCTGCCGCCGTTGGTGCACCACACCCGCGATGGGTTGCACAGCACTCTGGGCAAGTCTCACTACCTTACAGATTTTCATCACTGGACCCTTGTCAACGCTGAAAACTGTAagtttgtgcgtgtttccGAGTCTAGCCAGCACCAACAATGTTTTGTGAAGCGACAACACTAGGTAGGGCGAACAGCTTGGCATGGGATATTTATCATCGAAGATTTGGTCGAATTTGGGTCTATTAACCATACACAGGTCTAGGCAATCGCTGTCCACTGACGCAAACGCAAAACTGTCCCTCTTTTCAACGCACTCCGACTTCACAGTTGTCGGTGACGCAACGGATAGAAGGGCAACCGAAACATCGTTACTATTACACACATGACTAATGGCCGAAACGCTAACAGGAGGCATCCCACAGCGAATGCAAGGTTCCGGCCGCTCCTGCTTTTGCTTCTGCTCCACCAACTCCTGAATGGTGTAGCGTTCCAAAAGCTCTTCATCCGATTGTTCCAACACATCACGCTTGAAGGCAGCCGTGGGGAACGTCTGCTGCGCCACGCTACCTGGGACGTCAAAAACCCATTTCGTTTGCGCCAGCTTCTCAGCTCCCTGCGAAGTGGAGGGAAAGTTGATGCTGACACAATACCGACCTCCACCCGTGGCCGCACACTGAACCACGAGCCCATCGCTACTACACGCCAGTTGCGGGGTGTGAACTGGCTGCGAGCAACGACCAGAAAAGTCTGTGGAAAGTGAAGTACGGTGCAGCACTATCCACGCATTGTTGTGATGCAGGGGATCTTTCGCAACCCAAGACAGGGGGTCGACGGGTAGGTTTGTTTGATAACGTGCAACCACGAGTCTGTGGTCTTGCGTGACGACAGCAAAGCACTGATGGGCGCAGGCCACCATAGAGATGGGTGTGTTGCCTAAATGCATCTCATCCCCCGTAGCGGAGAAGTAACATCTCTCTATATCATCGTCGCTATCTGCCCGCCACACCGGTTTGTAGACGTGAATGGAGGTCCCAACAGCTGCGAGGAGCACAACGCCGCCGCCAATAAGCGAAAGGGGGCACACAATGTGCGCCACAGTGGAGGGAACTATCTGACGTGTGGCCAACATCTCTACCCACTCACTTGGGGATGAGGAGGGCCGCCCCTATACAATCACGCACTAACAAGacaccaaacacacacacacacacacagaaggtacaaaccaaagaaaagaaagaaaaggggaaaacaagggTGGTGTGGTGGCTACTGACTACCTTCCCTCTTCACACTTCTTCCTGTGTGTGTGGGCGTGTATGCCCTTTATTGCCTCAGGGGCTTATTGTTCTACTGGTGTTGCTAGTTAGAGGCAATAATAtgtaagagagagagagatgaaTATATGCATGCACTGACATGTAAAACAAACGCGTGGTCATACGggaatatatgtatatatacgtgccTGGTCACACCCCCGACTGACACCTGCTCGTATGCGGGTACGGTTGTGCTCGAGTTGTTGGAATTGCAGTTTGAGATATACGCttgaag encodes:
- a CDS encoding serine/threonine protein phosphatase, putative: MTSSTLLEKLSSLKLSEGARVGGRTFRQGVMSPGTIANVTTTATTNINNTNVASAFASLMEKRQPTGSPAENEGPLRGLIIGSDGSGNNNNSSSNNNNNNNNNNSRSMKHSSNNSSTNSGNDKPIETQAPHRSGVEGSAGKAARKLRSSPRTHQLPDEMREKTSHISAVPRSVALALASASVGVTEQPSVTVEQLMRAAPSANVSSVTSPPRCVPTLPVEPMVVVDREGGPDAVRLATLVSGDPSNPKLIDPIDNVNAHKPIIRTVPPCDYRYIIVGDVHGCPEQLEELLLKVEFQQGKDCLIHVGDLVNKGPDSLAVVQLVQAKGAIGVLGNHDFTLLNCIARVKGKALSQQEEVDPVMRLASTFPQGCEDYIRSLPHILRIPQYNVIVVHAGLNVENSLEKQNVHEIMHLRRLERYTESSNNNNNNCGGKQQRNEKQRLRAVVKGSRGQPWGELWTGPECVVFGHDARAGLQELPFAYGIDTGCVYGGQLTAVVYGRDSPKGKLVSVTGLPKDANERRGLPPPAADVYEKYAEELERLILRPTPRATPAIIGYMQKPTFLSAPPPGSPAASTGSVINNSLRPDSCCSLPAASPSLSARATVRSSGVEQETLLSLLRAGEIRAVMTLMRLPAYESMWLNLLCSEVEGCTESFWIPFVKGVLDGLLNTRQNGEGDDYVEDLLQLVLEACDEFCSVREMAIPQLRKLQQRAEGGDFALPKATVKMLKLTVSPQNA